The segment TGTGCTGAAAAATAACCCATAGCAGGTAAAATTGCTCCAATATGGGGATAACGATTATAAACTTCGGCGATTTCTGGGACGGCATAGGGTCTAGGATCAACAATCATGGCTGCTTGGGCACGGGTAGCGGCGACATAACCTGCACCATAAGGCATTCCCCCGTGCGTAGTGGTAGGACCGTCTTCTACGACTAGGACACGGCGATCGCGGACAGCTTCGGGATCATCTAATGTAATGGGGGATGCACCCCGAACAATCACAGCGCGAGGGTTGACTTTTTTGACCGTATCGCTGACTTTTTGTACGTCTGCATCGGCGGCGGAATCAATTTTAGCAATAATAGCAATATCTGCCATGCGGAGGACGACTTCCCCTGGATGGTGGGTTGTTTCATTCCCTGGACGCAAGGGATCGACTAAAACTAAGTGTAAATCGGGTTTAATAAAGGGAAAATCGTTATTACCTCCGTCCCAGAGGATGATATCGGCTTCCCGTTCAGCTTGTTGCACAATTAAGCTGTAATCGACTCCCGCATAGACAATATTTCCAGCTTCGAGATGGGGTTCGTATTCTTCCCGTTCTTCGATGGTACAGTCAGCGGCCGCTAAATCGATTTTACTGGCGAATCGTTGAATTATTTGCTTTTCTAAGTCACCGTAGGGCATAGGATGGCGGATAACGGCTACTTTTAAGCCTTTTTGTCGCAATAGCT is part of the Rippkaea orientalis PCC 8801 genome and harbors:
- a CDS encoding cyclic 2,3-diphosphoglycerate synthase, yielding MENPKRSPTKIVIMGAAGRDFHNFNQVYRHNPEIEVIAFTAAQIAGIANRRYPTILAGALYPNGIPIVDESELESLCHRENIDCVVFAYSDITHAEVMHRASRAMVAGADFLLLGPQRTMLQAKVPVIAVSAVRTGCGKSQTTRWLSKLLRQKGLKVAVIRHPMPYGDLEKQIIQRFASKIDLAAADCTIEEREEYEPHLEAGNIVYAGVDYSLIVQQAEREADIILWDGGNNDFPFIKPDLHLVLVDPLRPGNETTHHPGEVVLRMADIAIIAKIDSAADADVQKVSDTVKKVNPRAVIVRGASPITLDDPEAVRDRRVLVVEDGPTTTHGGMPYGAGYVAATRAQAAMIVDPRPYAVPEIAEVYNRYPHIGAILPAMGYFSAQLKALETTINNAEVDVVVAATPSDLSALMTLNKPVIRAHYEFAEVGQPSLSSQIEQFLALHHLGD